The Manduca sexta isolate Smith_Timp_Sample1 chromosome 24, JHU_Msex_v1.0, whole genome shotgun sequence nucleotide sequence GTCCGAACAATTCACTGCACTTTAAGAGATTCCACATAACGGCAGAGAATTAAATCAGAGTATTTGATTCCTAAATCTCTTTTCCTTCCTATAAATAATTGTAGAACTTGGCCATATATCAAATTCTCTTTCTGACATTGAGTCAAATGTGAATTCGTCCTAATATTCTAGATAAGTAATGTACAAAATTGAATACTTACAATAGACACAGCATCACACGCCATCAACTCATTCTTGGAGAGGTGTTCCACCACGGCCGCCGTGTAGCAGTCGCCCAGCATGTTGTTTGTTGTTCGTATGCGATcactggaaataaataaatatatttgaaataataatgttagaAATGTAACCTTTATAAAACTCTGTAACTTCTGCAAAACAAAGCTTATTTATCTACAGGTCTTAGAAAAGGCAACAATgagttaaaagaaaattattttatatcagtattagcttttgctcgcagatATTCCTGCGTGCAAATAATTTGGAATACAGAACCATATAAGATACAAAATTTTGCCTTACAGCAGCAGTAcaagtatatgtatatatgttggGACACAAAaacttgcgcagctatgtaagtgcatGTACGTAGTTGGGCAggaacgctgtgtcacaccataccttccatataaaagcaacgtacgcctttgtttaattagtacgcattacgatttgttactattaccaccTAAGTACGCCactgtgtattaaacgtactctggagctttgaaatacatattatattcagtgccatctttggagtttcattatagctaCAGTTGTGACTCCCATACATTATCATCAAAAACACAGTCAActctacaatatacatacacaaGCCAGTCGACAGCAAAGAGCAGAGAGACGTCGTGTGTGGGCGCGTCCACTGACGCCAGCACCACCAGCAACAACACCAGCGCTGCCGACGGCACTGATGCTGATGACATCGACGCTGCCGTTGACGTCAAACTGGAAGAAAAGGGAATATCGATCTTgatcaattttaaaaaagtgtCTTTTGTGGTGACGAAACAGCTTTTGTGGTAAAAAAATGGTATGCTCCTTGATATATTACTACCGTTTATAATAtggattatgtatttttttttttttaatttatttattttttaggaaggcttacagactaataacattaaattaagtcaCATCAATGTATAATTAAGTTGCTAATAACTAGCCTCCACATTTGAGTAtacaaatatcgatattaaaaagaaccaaaaaaataataataataaaaataacagtattactTATGTAGTCCTATGAGAAGTATTAcagatatgaatataattttaaaaagaatcattaagtatcaaaatataatttggctaGAAGCCGCCTTAATGTGCTAGTTTTAGAACAGAACAGGTCAATGTCTGATACACGTGAaagcatattaaaatttaaagcgcTGCGCAAAAGAAAAGAATTACGCCTGTAATTAGTTGTTGTAAAGGGTACGTGCAATAGCGGACGCTGTCGAAATCCAATCTGATTAGTTCTCattgttaattttgataaaagttcGGGACAGTCAATCAAACCATTTGCGATGTTCATTAATAAGCAAATGTCATTAATGCAGCGTCTTTGGTCCAACGGCAAAAAATGGTACCTTTTGCAACGATGGTTGTAATCATCAGACCATTGCTTAGCCTTAAAATCTAAGTAGCGTAAGAATTTCATCTGGACGCTCTCAATACGAGACTTATATATCTCGTATTGAGGGTTCCAAACTTGAGATGCATACTCCAAGTGGCTGCGCACGAACGAGcagtataaaacattaattggcTTGAGAGAACGAAAACATGCCGTTGTTCTTATGATAAATCATAAGTTAAGAAGTCCTAGCTCTGACTTTTAGTTAGTTAGTACTCTTAGTCGGATTTCACCAACAACTAAAGTGTAATAAAGGTTGGACTGCTGCCGATCGTAAAGAGTAATCAAAATTCATTGAACAACTTGCGCAAAAGACTGACTTCCCagaataagttaataataataataatatcagccctgtattatacatgtactgtcccactgctgggcacgggcctcctctattactgagagcgattaggccttagtccaccacgctggcctagtgcggattggtagacttcacacaccctcaaaattcctatacggAATTTCTCATATTTCctcggtttcctcacgatgttttcgttcaccgttaaagcaagcgataatttacaaagaatacacacaattattttagaaaaatcagaggtgtgtgcccttgggatttgaacctgcggacattcgtctcggcagtccgttccacacccaactaggctatcgccgctagagTAAGTTGAGAACAGGAAAATTATAACTCACAATATGGTAGCCAGCTGCGCGAACCCGAGATGCATGCTGTTCATCTGGCAGATGAAGACGGCGGCGACGGCGAGGAACAGCGCGGTGCCGTCCATGTTGATGTTGCAGCCGATCGGCAACACGAAGCGCGTGATGCGCGCGTCGATGCGCAGCGCGCCCTCCATCGCGCGGAACGTCACCGGCAGCGCCGCCGCCCTGCCCAGCGCACCAGCGCGGTCACTCACCATCACTCACATTGGGAGGGAATAAAGCATCTGCTGTTGCTAGGATATATTCGATACCCACCCGCATAGCCACCACCGTACAAGGTGATAACACCCGCCATAGtaccacgtaagtgtcgcgttccgggatcggcctatgtatccggtttcaacaggctgGTATAATTATGGCGATTATCGAAGGGTAAtcctctctcgtcagtcgacattccattggatcCCATCGataccccactccacttaccatcagatgcagtgggatcATATTGCGGAGaccgtaaaaaaaaacatcataaattatataaatcgttaagcaatattaaaatctataataattattgtctgtttatattaaatgtgttaatttttatcgaaaacttttatattacacATTAATCATTCATATCCCTAAGTATAACCCTATTGCTTTTCCGATTCAAAAAAAGAAGCACGTTCTTAAttattggttatatatttttatcacagtGAAAAAATAACTACTTAATTTCCAGAATTATGCTCATTAGATGACCAAAACGTGTAAATTTAaggaagtttattataaaaatatttcaagcaccaagatacattttgttaatattactaACGTGGAAGCAGTAGCAGAAGCTGTGAGCATGGCGTGCGACAGCCCCCAGTAGAACTTGTAGGGGTTCCGCCGGAGGAACAAGAAGTACACCAGCTGCAGCACCACCAGCTGATAGAGGAACACTCCCGCCGTCACCGTCGCGATGAACCACACCAGTTGGGACATCACCTGCGCTGGAGTATGGATGAACTTTAAACTGATATGTTTATGATCACAAAGCTCTCACTAAATTAAACTAATGATTAACGATTACTCCACAAGACCTCAGTTCCTTCCTCGTCGCCGAGAACCTCGAAGTTTTCCTCGTCCCCCCGACCCTTTTAATAGTGTCGGTCCGCGTGCCAACGAATAAGGTAATGGTTACATTCTTAGTTCTCTTCGACTACGGCGTCTTGAGATGAGATTCGCAACTCGTTAGTTTGTTGCCATCAGCATGGTCGTTTAATTTTCAAAGGTTACCagcgcctaaagcactcactcAAAAGGCCGGTATGTTTTTATAAGCCGGCCATCGCCAGGCTAACAAAGATAGGGCCAAGTCAAAAAAAAGTAGCGGCACGTCAAATCACTTCTATTTGatgataaatgcaaaaatattttaccataggGAAGAGATTTTCAAAAAGGCATTAAGGCAAGAACTTTCCCGTGGAAAGACACTATTATGTAACCTATTTGTCTTACTCTTAAGGATGGTAGAACCATAAAAGTTAAGAcgaatataaatagataaaaaataagttactacTTACCTACATCATCAACGCCAAGGATCTTCCCAGCTATGATGCTGCTAACTCCCACTGGAGTGAACCACATCACCCCGGTCACCATCTTCATGATCACCTCGAAGATGGCTTGGAAAAAGTCTATCACCACCTGACCCTTGCTGCCCAGGGTGCCGAGTAAGCTGCCAAACACCAGGCAGAAAAATACCAGACCTAAAGTGTTCGTGCCCGATCTGAAAAATAGTATAGAGTTTGATTAGTTTATTAGTGTAATAGAAGTAAAATCAATTGAAAACTCGCCTACCATAcatttgaagaaaataaatgGCAAAGACAATGATAGAGTCAGTATTTATCGACACAATGACGGGGTCGGCCTGACGGGCATTATTGTAATCCAGAAATTCGACGTGACACaaagcaaaaaacaaaaacagttcATGCTGTCTTTTTCGTTATTCACACTATTTTAAGTGGAAAAAACAAATggaataattcacaaaaaatataataaataaataaatataaagtaatccaattaattatttccaaaatataGAAGGCAGACATGAAGTCATTTTAATCCCATATACAGCTAGCAGCAGTAATAAAGACTACCAAACCAAATCAATCAGTCAAaacttgtataaaatttataaatagcatGAGCCAGCTATTTTCAAACTGAGTTATTAATAGCATTCGATTTCTTTTTCCAGCGGACACGTTTTGTACCCAACTGGGTAACGAAAAACTAAATTTGGTGTGATCTAGTGGCATTAAgatcaatatttgtatttaaacataCTAAAAGATGTTATCGCTGCCTAAACCCAAATTCAATGTAGATAAAAAGTGCGACCATTTGCAAAATCAAGAAGCTCAAAAGctgaaattacataaaaatgcaTTGCGTACATGACGCCCACTTGGCTCTATTTTAAAATGACGACCTTAAGGCATGTGATCTTATTTGCAGTCGTAATAGGATTGTGACGTGCGTTGCATTAATACATTCGTATTGTAAGAATGGAAAAGTTTATGTACAAGACCTAAGACGCTTAGCTAGTcttcttatagagaattctGTTGTTATTTACAGATTTGTATTAATGGATATTTTGATTTCGGATATTAATTAATGTGATAAACACTTAAGTTAAATGTACGCATAAATGccaaaaatgttttcttttaagttACTTTTCTTTTTGACTTGCTTATACAATAGAATAAccaacataaaatttatgttctCTAAACGAACCCTAAGATGAAATCCACAGAATGATTTTGCTAGTTTTATAGCTTTAATAAAGGGCTTAAAGATGCTACGCGGAAGCTGTTAACTTGTAGCAATACAGAAAATGTGGGCAACAAGCTGTAATTGTTACATACGTTTTATACAAACTGCTATTAAATTAACACGTGCATACACAAACACTGTATGTACACTATGAGGACGCACAGTGCGCCCGAAAGCAACGTGTTGGGATATCATAGTCTTTTTTggctttgttcagctttgtttatctgacggtcAACTCAACTAAAGTTGTTTCTGAATATTAACAAATGGCAGCGCTCCGTTCTATTTTATGCCTACTTTCTGCGAAGGTGACCTACCAAAAGCATTTAGAAGCAGATTTTTTGTCATAGCAATGCTTTGTATTTAGCTAAGTAATGAATAAACGGGTTACTTTAACTAGTTGCTAATAAATTGAATCTGcgcactggtggtaggtctttcatatgtgtaGAGTATGTAGTCTCtcataggtaccaccgcaatttcaaTTTCTGCTGCCATTCCGATCCATTGgtattccgatttgaagaatattgtagccagtgtatctactggatgtaataagacttaacatctcatgtatcaggGTGACGAGGGCAGTAGAATACCACacaatactttctaattcaaggtgttggatggtgttgctactgtttatggctgGTCGTATggcatcaggcgaacggcaaactcatctcgtcatgcaaagcaataaaaaaatctaacttgTTAAGAAATACTTTCGTAATCTTATAGCTGTACTAAATACTCACCTATAAGACACAACTCTGACTAAGTCAGGCACCGTGTCGTTATCAGTGGCGTTTTTTGCGAAAATGTTGCTTTTCTCAACGTACACTGTGTGCGCCTGC carries:
- the LOC115446378 gene encoding excitatory amino acid transporter isoform X1, translating into MFINSVSDTTKPQHSNLCQEYLFAKMGPGDRGPKTTEERCAPVEPTGWKKCLADNTMLVVTLVGVLSGIGIGFGLRPYQLGPDTLMIISYPGELFMRLLKLMILPLIIASLIAGSASLNAKMSGKIAVRTLLCFILTSMFNAFLGILLSVLIHPGQPELKDESVGNIEGKRDHNILDSLLDIGRNIFPDNIVQAAFQQAHTVYVEKSNIFAKNATDNDTVPDLVRVVSYRSGTNTLGLVFFCLVFGSLLGTLGSKGQVVIDFFQAIFEVIMKMVTGVMWFTPVGVSSIIAGKILGVDDVAQVMSQLVWFIATVTAGVFLYQLVVLQLVYFLFLRRNPYKFYWGLSHAMLTASATASTAAALPVTFRAMEGALRIDARITRFVLPIGCNINMDGTALFLAVAAVFICQMNSMHLGFAQLATIFLTSTAASMSSASVPSAALVLLLVVLASVDAPTHDVSLLFAVDWLVDRIRTTNNMLGDCYTAAVVEHLSKNELMACDAVSIEATNGLTPSTEADTGMVTPGKRSMMSDDVIIDVQGNSVQRI
- the LOC115446378 gene encoding excitatory amino acid transporter isoform X4, whose protein sequence is MGPGDRGPKTTEERCAPVEPTGWKKCLADNTMLVVTLVGVLSGIGIGFGLRPYQLGPDTLMIISYPGELFMRLLKLMILPLIIASLIAGSASLNAKMSGKIAVRTLLCFILTSMFNAFLGILLSVLIHPGQPELKDESVGNIEGKRDHNILDSLLDIGRNIFPDNIVQAAFQQAHTVYVEKSNIFAKNATDNDTVPDLVRVVSYRSGTNTLGLVFFCLVFGSLLGTLGSKGQVVIDFFQAIFEVIMKMVTGVMWFTPVGVSSIIAGKILGVDDVAQVMSQLVWFIATVTAGVFLYQLVVLQLVYFLFLRRNPYKFYWGLSHAMLTASATASTAAALPVTFRAMEGALRIDARITRFVLPIGCNINMDGTALFLAVAAVFICQMNSMHLGFAQLATIFLTSTAASMSSASVPSAALVLLLVVLASVDAPTHDVSLLFAVDWLVDRIRTTNNMLGDCYTAAVVEHLSKNELMACDAVSIEATNGLTPSTEADTGMVTPGKRSMMSDDVIIDVQGNSVQRI
- the LOC115446378 gene encoding excitatory amino acid transporter isoform X3, whose amino-acid sequence is MGREYLFAKMGPGDRGPKTTEERCAPVEPTGWKKCLADNTMLVVTLVGVLSGIGIGFGLRPYQLGPDTLMIISYPGELFMRLLKLMILPLIIASLIAGSASLNAKMSGKIAVRTLLCFILTSMFNAFLGILLSVLIHPGQPELKDESVGNIEGKRDHNILDSLLDIGRNIFPDNIVQAAFQQAHTVYVEKSNIFAKNATDNDTVPDLVRVVSYRSGTNTLGLVFFCLVFGSLLGTLGSKGQVVIDFFQAIFEVIMKMVTGVMWFTPVGVSSIIAGKILGVDDVAQVMSQLVWFIATVTAGVFLYQLVVLQLVYFLFLRRNPYKFYWGLSHAMLTASATASTAAALPVTFRAMEGALRIDARITRFVLPIGCNINMDGTALFLAVAAVFICQMNSMHLGFAQLATIFLTSTAASMSSASVPSAALVLLLVVLASVDAPTHDVSLLFAVDWLVDRIRTTNNMLGDCYTAAVVEHLSKNELMACDAVSIEATNGLTPSTEADTGMVTPGKRSMMSDDVIIDVQGNSVQRI
- the LOC115446378 gene encoding excitatory amino acid transporter isoform X2, producing the protein MDKSRRFTEYLFAKMGPGDRGPKTTEERCAPVEPTGWKKCLADNTMLVVTLVGVLSGIGIGFGLRPYQLGPDTLMIISYPGELFMRLLKLMILPLIIASLIAGSASLNAKMSGKIAVRTLLCFILTSMFNAFLGILLSVLIHPGQPELKDESVGNIEGKRDHNILDSLLDIGRNIFPDNIVQAAFQQAHTVYVEKSNIFAKNATDNDTVPDLVRVVSYRSGTNTLGLVFFCLVFGSLLGTLGSKGQVVIDFFQAIFEVIMKMVTGVMWFTPVGVSSIIAGKILGVDDVAQVMSQLVWFIATVTAGVFLYQLVVLQLVYFLFLRRNPYKFYWGLSHAMLTASATASTAAALPVTFRAMEGALRIDARITRFVLPIGCNINMDGTALFLAVAAVFICQMNSMHLGFAQLATIFLTSTAASMSSASVPSAALVLLLVVLASVDAPTHDVSLLFAVDWLVDRIRTTNNMLGDCYTAAVVEHLSKNELMACDAVSIEATNGLTPSTEADTGMVTPGKRSMMSDDVIIDVQGNSVQRI